The Bacillota bacterium genome includes a window with the following:
- a CDS encoding GntR family transcriptional regulator, producing MHKYKPGQFLNEIHLAKELSLSRTPIREALHALEAEGFLTLLPNRGAQVAAITKKDVEELFELRLLFEGLAGEKLVTQKNYACLDLMEKMLDKQRECCQNNDLVRFVEYDRKFHLTLIRAAENEKMYKIYDELRDHLLRLGLQAIQSTELMHVAYTDHIALLKALRNGALEEYHNIIVDHLSKTRNAVAQIIPNLLYS from the coding sequence ATGCACAAGTACAAACCGGGCCAGTTTCTAAACGAGATTCACCTGGCCAAAGAGCTGTCGTTAAGTAGAACGCCGATAAGAGAAGCGCTACATGCTCTTGAAGCAGAAGGTTTCTTAACACTCCTTCCTAATCGTGGGGCTCAAGTCGCTGCAATCACTAAAAAAGACGTGGAGGAATTATTTGAATTAAGATTGCTCTTCGAAGGACTGGCAGGAGAAAAGCTCGTTACTCAGAAGAATTATGCTTGTCTTGATCTCATGGAAAAAATGTTGGATAAACAACGGGAGTGTTGCCAGAATAACGATCTAGTACGCTTCGTAGAATACGACCGAAAGTTTCATCTGACTCTCATCAGGGCTGCAGAAAATGAAAAGATGTATAAGATCTATGACGAATTGCGTGACCATCTGCTGCGCTTAGGATTGCAGGCTATACAATCAACCGAACTCATGCATGTAGCATATACCGACCATATTGCGTTGTTGAAAGCATTACGAAATGGTGCCTTAGAAGAATACCATAACATAATAGTTGACCACTTAAGCAAGACTAGAAATGCGGTTGCCCAGATTATTCCGAACTTATTGTATTCATGA
- a CDS encoding DUF3866 family protein translates to MISYCKGQVTKIVATYPGCTELEVRTPTGERRAINYDLFTGVVQPGAEVLLNTTAVRLGLGSGGYHFVVAVNNSSKTMSPQQPHKSGGHIMKLRYTPLQFSVLSAEEENSPYHQLFHDFDSLNGLPVIIGELHSMLLPAVFNIKRREPQLKVAYIMTDGGALPAAFSRNLAYLKEQNLIQGTITYGQAFGGDLEAVNIYTALIAAQAVLKADVAVVTMGPGITGTGTKYGWSGLEQGHIIDAVNTLGGRPVFIPRISFADKRPRHRGLSHHSITVLGEIAQTRADVVLPQLAEDKYAYILAQLKTHRLDQKHKIVTVPNQKEVLENIQHYKIKLTTMGRTLDQDPGFFLAAGSAGWYSAKQ, encoded by the coding sequence ATGATCAGCTACTGCAAAGGACAAGTAACCAAAATCGTCGCTACCTACCCCGGCTGCACCGAACTAGAAGTCCGAACCCCCACGGGGGAGCGCCGGGCTATAAACTACGATCTATTTACCGGGGTGGTCCAGCCCGGTGCTGAAGTGCTGCTCAATACCACCGCTGTCCGGCTGGGTCTGGGAAGCGGCGGCTATCACTTTGTCGTAGCCGTAAATAACAGCTCTAAGACTATGTCCCCGCAGCAGCCGCATAAGTCCGGCGGGCACATCATGAAGCTGCGCTACACCCCGCTGCAGTTTTCCGTCTTAAGCGCCGAAGAAGAAAACAGCCCCTATCATCAATTGTTTCACGACTTTGACAGCCTGAACGGTCTGCCGGTAATAATCGGTGAGCTCCACAGCATGCTATTGCCGGCAGTGTTTAATATTAAACGCCGTGAGCCCCAACTAAAGGTAGCTTATATCATGACCGATGGCGGCGCCTTGCCGGCCGCCTTCAGCCGCAACCTGGCCTACTTAAAAGAGCAGAACCTAATCCAAGGCACCATCACCTACGGCCAGGCCTTCGGCGGCGATCTCGAAGCAGTAAACATCTATACCGCCCTCATCGCCGCCCAGGCAGTTTTAAAAGCCGATGTAGCCGTGGTAACCATGGGGCCGGGCATAACCGGCACCGGCACCAAATATGGCTGGTCCGGCCTGGAACAAGGCCACATCATCGATGCCGTCAATACCTTAGGCGGACGCCCCGTTTTTATCCCCCGGATCAGCTTTGCCGATAAGCGCCCCCGGCACCGCGGCCTCAGCCACCATAGTATTACTGTCCTGGGCGAAATAGCCCAAACCCGAGCCGACGTGGTCTTGCCACAACTGGCAGAAGATAAATACGCTTACATCCTGGCGCAGCTTAAAACCCATCGCCTAGATCAAAAACACAAAATCGTCACCGTCCCTAACCAAAAAGAAGTGCTGGAAAATATCCAACACTATAAGATCAAGCTTACCACCATGGGCCGCACCCTAGACCAAGATCCAGGCTTCTTTCTCGCCGCCGGCTCCGCCGGCTGGTACAGTGCCAAGCAGTAA
- a CDS encoding glycosyltransferase, which translates to MPKYGLLLTLAVLAALTARLLTPPFIHLFHQGRQLKRNFRRELIPQGTGILFVLCSLPWYALYLATAKLSLPDISTVFLLALAVLTMGLLGLLDDLLGSRDIRGLRGHFKALLSGQLTTGILKAAGGLAVALLVSSFWFSRRGEILVSTLVLALFTNLLNLLDLRPGRAIKFYLGLVVIVGLSSVLTGNYQLLLLMLPLIGTVVGYFPFDLKARAMMGDAGANVLGISAGILAVSQLDYSGKLTALAILVLVHVVADRYSLSRLIAHSRILSLFDNLGRQN; encoded by the coding sequence GTGCCTAAGTACGGTCTTCTCTTGACCCTGGCTGTGTTGGCGGCCCTCACGGCTCGGCTGTTAACCCCGCCTTTTATCCATCTGTTTCACCAGGGCCGGCAACTTAAAAGGAATTTCCGCCGGGAACTAATACCACAAGGTACCGGCATCTTGTTTGTCCTCTGCTCCTTACCCTGGTACGCTCTCTATTTGGCTACGGCCAAACTTTCCTTACCAGATATCAGCACCGTGTTCTTATTAGCCCTGGCTGTCCTCACCATGGGTCTGCTGGGCTTGCTGGACGATCTGCTAGGCTCCCGCGACATCCGGGGGCTACGGGGCCATTTTAAGGCCCTCCTGTCCGGGCAGCTCACTACCGGCATCCTTAAAGCCGCCGGCGGACTGGCAGTCGCGCTTCTGGTCAGCAGTTTTTGGTTCAGCCGCCGGGGAGAAATCCTCGTCAGCACTTTAGTGCTGGCCCTGTTTACAAACCTGCTCAACCTTCTTGACCTAAGACCGGGCCGAGCCATTAAATTTTACTTGGGCCTGGTTGTTATAGTCGGCTTAAGCTCCGTTCTTACCGGCAACTATCAACTCCTACTGCTCATGCTGCCCCTTATAGGCACTGTGGTGGGGTATTTCCCCTTCGACCTTAAAGCCCGTGCCATGATGGGAGACGCCGGAGCCAATGTGCTGGGAATTTCCGCCGGCATCTTGGCCGTAAGCCAATTGGATTACAGCGGAAAATTAACTGCCTTAGCCATTCTTGTTCTCGTTCACGTGGTGGCCGATAGATATTCCCTGAGCCGTCTTATTGCCCACAGCCGGATTTTGAGCCTGTTCGATAACCTGGGCCGGCAAAACTAA
- a CDS encoding glycosyltransferase family 2 protein has protein sequence MKVSVLIPAHNEEQNIQQTIQGVHKIPRHLAPALDWEIIVIDDGSSDNTLAQAARCQVQTLRLDRNMGKGGALRHGLQQADGDIIVFLDADLRQSAAEAHKLISPLLDNRADVTIARFKPTTKPGGFGLVKALAASGVKYFTGQNLTAVLSGQRAFKRRVLESIGPIPDGFSLEVGMLIDILTGGYRVLEVDVDMEHDVTGRNWHGFIHRGTQFADILKLLLKKLKERRISA, from the coding sequence ATGAAAGTCTCGGTGCTGATTCCGGCTCACAATGAAGAACAAAACATCCAACAAACCATCCAAGGTGTACATAAGATTCCCCGCCACCTGGCACCGGCTCTGGATTGGGAAATTATCGTTATCGATGACGGCTCCAGCGACAACACCCTGGCCCAAGCAGCCCGCTGCCAGGTGCAGACGCTGCGGCTGGACCGGAACATGGGCAAAGGCGGGGCCCTGCGTCACGGGCTCCAGCAGGCAGACGGGGACATAATCGTGTTTCTCGACGCCGATCTAAGACAAAGTGCCGCTGAAGCCCATAAACTCATCTCTCCCCTTCTTGACAACCGGGCCGATGTAACTATCGCCCGCTTCAAGCCAACCACGAAACCGGGCGGCTTCGGCCTGGTAAAAGCCCTGGCCGCCAGCGGAGTGAAATACTTTACCGGGCAAAATCTCACCGCTGTTCTTTCCGGGCAGCGGGCGTTTAAACGCCGGGTATTGGAGAGTATTGGTCCCATCCCCGACGGCTTTAGTCTGGAAGTGGGGATGCTCATCGACATCCTAACCGGAGGCTACCGCGTGCTGGAAGTCGATGTGGATATGGAGCATGATGTTACTGGTAGAAACTGGCACGGCTTTATCCACCGCGGGACCCAATTCGCGGACATACTGAAACTGCTGCTGAAGAAATTAAAGGAGCGAAGAATCAGTGCCTAA
- a CDS encoding copper transporter — translation MFVNIRYLVITLISVFIALGIGILIGFQLDSNDIILQQQQELITSLEATFDDLTQTNQALEAEVKSLQQSMEQDRVFMETIATDYLEHQLLGQNIVIIETSASSSSTQLKRTLQAAGANVNASIVITDKVLLGNQDQGGSNPELPLAPLVANAVAYGETDGLNYLRQQGLVEISGIFDTPPDFVIIAGGNNTATDKPELVDVPLIRELKKRALPIVGVESSQVEYSYMDHYKKERISTVDNVDTIIGRTSLVLVMTGKEGNYGVKASANTLLPLK, via the coding sequence ATGTTCGTAAACATTAGATACCTGGTAATCACCCTAATTTCTGTCTTCATAGCTTTGGGCATAGGTATTCTAATCGGTTTTCAGCTCGATTCCAACGATATTATCCTCCAGCAGCAACAAGAGCTAATCACATCGTTGGAAGCCACCTTCGATGACCTGACCCAAACCAACCAAGCCCTGGAGGCCGAAGTGAAGAGTTTGCAGCAGAGCATGGAACAAGACCGTGTTTTTATGGAGACCATTGCCACCGATTATCTTGAGCACCAGCTGCTGGGGCAAAACATTGTCATCATCGAAACCTCGGCCAGCTCCTCCTCAACCCAACTAAAGCGTACACTGCAAGCAGCCGGGGCTAATGTGAATGCCTCTATTGTCATTACCGACAAAGTCCTTCTTGGCAACCAAGACCAAGGGGGATCGAATCCGGAGTTGCCGCTGGCACCGCTGGTTGCCAATGCCGTTGCCTACGGCGAAACAGACGGCCTCAACTACCTGCGGCAACAAGGATTGGTCGAGATCAGCGGTATTTTTGACACCCCGCCGGATTTCGTGATCATCGCCGGGGGCAACAACACCGCCACCGATAAACCGGAACTGGTAGATGTACCTTTGATCAGAGAGCTAAAAAAACGAGCCCTGCCCATCGTGGGGGTAGAAAGCAGTCAGGTGGAGTATTCTTACATGGATCATTACAAAAAGGAACGGATCTCCACTGTAGATAATGTGGACACTATTATCGGCCGGACCTCCTTGGTACTGGTAATGACTGGCAAAGAAGGCAACTACGGAGTCAAGGCCTCGGCCAACACTCTGCTACCGTTGAAATGA
- a CDS encoding phosphoglyceromutase, with the protein MIKLKHILSGLLLLSLLAGSIVAQASPRSQGQVILLIVDNVNYDDFQRYGGANLRKVLEQGALGFMNTNSGGDYEDCGSYATLGAGNYAVCSPGGMYVKEQPKSASDGAATVPGSLVNRDLDNLVAVNEPLNRSVKVGLLGELLNHHGLKTAVIGSESSSLAAAALVARAALITMNRQGRTDYGRVDGSLLQPDPKQPSGLSTDYEALWAAYQEVEAQANFIVIQTGDTHRLDKSEQVSKEEAKQAKALIFKNMDVFLGRVLESLDQDSLLMVAVPFPSREDIAAGKKLTPVVAYGPSVSGGVLSSATTKRDGLITNTDLAAEVAHFFNLKPDLALIGHRLVYKRYQEPLPQMEQIERQAVFNYRHRAQIISAFVCLVVVLLVLYGVAASSCPHNLVYLKPLLLAGMILPTVLLVLPLFKPWNITAFAGIALLLTVGVGWAAIFTQDTIKTVCISLLLSAALIVGDTVAGNPLMKASMLGYDPIVGARFYGIGNEYMGFLLGATLMGTAALLEKYRLDRQPARLVSMVILITVFLTLALPSLGTNVGGAMAAFFGFGTFLVLVFKGRITKKDLAWLGLGLVVFLFFLFMADGRRSPEKQSHIGQFSSLMRQQGISAWLQVAKRKLMMNYRLIKYSIWTRMLVAMAVVLTAVFRWPVRLIEPIQDRYAYLYYAVVAGMVSTVAALIFNDSGVVAAATCILPVGITVLIAADIRL; encoded by the coding sequence ATGATCAAGTTAAAACATATTCTGTCCGGGCTGCTGCTCCTTAGTCTCTTAGCTGGTTCTATTGTTGCCCAAGCTTCACCTCGGAGTCAAGGCCAGGTGATCTTGCTGATTGTAGATAATGTTAACTATGATGATTTTCAGCGCTACGGTGGCGCCAATCTCCGTAAGGTGCTGGAACAGGGAGCTTTAGGGTTTATGAACACCAACTCCGGCGGTGACTACGAAGATTGTGGCTCCTATGCCACCCTGGGAGCCGGCAATTATGCTGTTTGTTCCCCAGGGGGTATGTACGTGAAGGAGCAGCCAAAGTCTGCCTCTGACGGGGCGGCAACAGTCCCGGGGAGCCTGGTCAACCGGGATCTGGACAATTTAGTCGCAGTCAATGAGCCGCTGAATCGCTCGGTAAAGGTGGGGCTGCTGGGGGAGTTACTTAACCACCACGGTCTTAAGACCGCGGTGATCGGTAGCGAGAGCAGCTCGCTGGCAGCGGCTGCCTTGGTAGCCCGGGCCGCCCTAATTACCATGAACCGGCAGGGAAGAACTGATTATGGCCGAGTGGACGGCAGCCTGCTTCAGCCGGATCCCAAGCAGCCCAGCGGATTAAGTACCGACTATGAGGCTTTGTGGGCCGCTTATCAGGAAGTGGAGGCCCAAGCGAATTTTATCGTTATCCAAACTGGGGATACCCACCGGCTAGACAAAAGCGAACAGGTGTCAAAAGAAGAGGCGAAACAGGCTAAAGCCCTTATCTTTAAGAACATGGATGTGTTTTTGGGCCGAGTGCTTGAGTCTTTAGATCAGGACTCGCTCCTTATGGTGGCGGTGCCTTTTCCGTCCAGGGAAGATATTGCGGCTGGGAAAAAACTGACTCCGGTTGTGGCCTACGGCCCGTCCGTTTCCGGAGGTGTGCTCTCATCTGCTACCACCAAAAGGGACGGCCTGATCACCAATACTGATCTGGCGGCTGAGGTGGCTCATTTCTTTAACCTCAAGCCGGATCTGGCTCTAATCGGCCACCGGCTGGTGTACAAACGCTATCAGGAGCCGCTGCCACAGATGGAGCAGATTGAGCGCCAAGCTGTCTTTAATTATCGACACCGGGCTCAGATAATCAGTGCTTTTGTGTGCTTGGTTGTGGTGCTGCTGGTGCTCTATGGTGTGGCTGCCAGTAGCTGCCCCCATAACCTTGTTTATCTCAAACCGTTGCTCCTGGCTGGTATGATATTGCCGACGGTGTTGCTGGTGCTGCCGCTGTTTAAGCCCTGGAACATTACTGCTTTTGCGGGGATTGCTTTGCTGCTAACAGTGGGGGTGGGGTGGGCGGCAATTTTCACTCAAGATACTATCAAGACCGTTTGTATTTCGTTGCTGCTGTCAGCAGCCTTAATTGTCGGAGATACAGTGGCCGGCAATCCGCTGATGAAGGCTTCGATGTTGGGCTATGACCCCATTGTGGGAGCCAGGTTCTATGGCATCGGCAACGAATACATGGGTTTCTTGCTGGGTGCTACGTTGATGGGTACGGCCGCTCTCCTGGAAAAATATCGCCTGGACCGGCAACCGGCCAGGCTGGTGAGCATGGTAATTTTGATCACGGTGTTTCTCACCTTGGCGTTGCCTAGTCTGGGTACCAACGTAGGCGGCGCCATGGCAGCGTTTTTTGGCTTCGGCACTTTTTTGGTGCTAGTGTTCAAAGGCCGGATAACAAAGAAAGATCTGGCCTGGCTGGGCCTCGGCCTGGTGGTGTTTCTTTTCTTTTTGTTCATGGCCGATGGTAGGCGCAGTCCGGAAAAACAGTCCCACATCGGGCAATTTAGCTCCCTCATGCGCCAACAAGGCATTTCGGCCTGGCTGCAAGTGGCAAAGAGGAAGCTGATGATGAACTATCGCTTGATCAAATACAGCATCTGGACCCGGATGCTGGTGGCCATGGCAGTGGTGTTGACGGCGGTGTTCCGGTGGCCGGTGAGACTTATCGAGCCGATCCAGGACCGGTATGCCTATCTTTACTATGCTGTTGTGGCCGGGATGGTCAGCACAGTGGCGGCGCTAATCTTCAACGATTCGGGGGTGGTGGCTGCCGCCACCTGTATTTTGCCAGTGGGGATTACCGTTTTGATCGCAGCCGACATCCGATTATAG
- a CDS encoding bacterioferritin: MAEDKFRESAASYECAYPAPYPEVRVAAPNPHYARLLLEDYAGPISELTAISQYVHHHVVLEPEFKEVSDLLECVSLVEMHHLEILAEIILLLGVDPRYRTIEQNNTEQYWNASLVYYGTSLCDRLTADIAGEWAAIANYRRHQQLINDPYIQNMLERIIMDELHHIRLFNQMVDKYCRPQL; this comes from the coding sequence ATGGCCGAAGATAAATTCAGGGAGTCTGCCGCCAGCTATGAGTGTGCCTATCCGGCTCCATACCCTGAAGTCCGAGTGGCAGCCCCAAATCCACACTATGCCCGCCTCTTGCTGGAGGATTACGCCGGGCCAATCAGCGAGCTGACAGCTATCAGCCAGTATGTGCATCACCATGTAGTATTGGAGCCGGAATTTAAAGAAGTCTCCGACCTCTTGGAGTGTGTTTCCTTGGTGGAAATGCATCATCTGGAAATCCTGGCCGAGATCATCTTGCTGCTGGGGGTGGACCCCCGTTACCGAACTATCGAACAAAACAACACCGAACAATACTGGAACGCTTCGTTGGTCTATTATGGCACGTCTTTATGCGATCGACTGACAGCCGACATCGCCGGCGAATGGGCCGCCATTGCCAACTATCGCCGGCATCAACAACTGATCAACGATCCTTATATCCAAAACATGTTAGAGCGGATCATCATGGACGAACTACATCACATTCGGCTCTTTAATCAAATGGTGGATAAATATTGCCGGCCCCAGCTATAA
- a CDS encoding YaiI/YqxD family protein, giving the protein MKILVDADACPVTAIIEQLAQEFQAGVVLITDVNHLLESDYADIITVGQGSDAVDYALINRTSPGDIVVTQDYGVAALALAKGAAAINQNGRIYSDKNIDRLLFERHLAQKRRRAGGRFTAVPARRTEDDESFKRNFRALLQQATAAEE; this is encoded by the coding sequence ATGAAAATACTGGTAGATGCCGATGCCTGTCCGGTAACGGCTATTATTGAACAACTGGCCCAGGAATTCCAAGCGGGGGTGGTACTCATAACCGACGTTAACCACCTGTTAGAATCAGATTATGCCGACATTATCACCGTCGGCCAAGGCAGTGATGCAGTGGACTATGCCCTGATCAATCGAACCAGTCCCGGCGACATTGTGGTAACCCAAGACTACGGTGTCGCTGCTCTGGCCTTGGCCAAAGGCGCCGCCGCCATCAACCAAAACGGGCGCATTTACTCGGATAAAAACATCGACCGGTTACTGTTTGAGCGCCACTTAGCCCAAAAACGGCGCCGCGCCGGCGGGCGCTTTACCGCTGTACCGGCCCGACGAACAGAAGACGACGAGTCCTTTAAACGAAATTTCCGCGCCTTGCTGCAACAAGCAACGGCTGCCGAGGAATAA
- a CDS encoding ADP-ribosylglycohydrolase family protein, with protein sequence MTNKLAKKIYGSLMGVAVGDAMGMPSSLLTPAEIKQQLGWIEGFLPAPEGHLTHQGMPAGCVTDDTGQTLAVAKAIIADGGKVVPESIGREILNWAENEGALAEESMILGPSSRAALLQLRAGVPPAQAGMFGDTNGAAMRISPVGMIHPGDIEGAVADTELCCLPTHGTSVAISGAAAVSCAIAAALGADGSLAEIVAAARQGADLGAARGRRVAAPSIARRIHWALNIVADTDEETACQNLYELVGTTVAITETVPVSIALVVLAQGDPLKTALLAANLGGDCDTVGAIAGSIAGAYAGIDAFSSDVMEQIEAVNKLGLRNIALALFEIANKSQ encoded by the coding sequence ATGACCAACAAGTTGGCGAAGAAGATCTACGGTTCTTTAATGGGAGTGGCTGTGGGGGATGCCATGGGCATGCCGTCGTCCCTTCTTACCCCGGCGGAGATTAAGCAGCAATTGGGCTGGATCGAGGGCTTCTTACCGGCCCCGGAGGGACATTTGACCCACCAGGGCATGCCGGCGGGATGTGTAACTGACGACACCGGGCAAACTTTAGCGGTGGCCAAAGCTATAATAGCTGACGGCGGTAAGGTGGTGCCGGAGAGCATCGGTCGGGAAATTTTGAATTGGGCCGAGAATGAAGGAGCACTGGCTGAAGAATCGATGATTTTGGGGCCCAGTTCCCGGGCAGCCTTGCTTCAGCTTAGGGCCGGAGTGCCGCCGGCGCAAGCAGGTATGTTCGGTGATACCAACGGAGCGGCTATGCGTATTAGCCCGGTGGGAATGATTCATCCCGGAGATATTGAAGGGGCAGTGGCCGATACGGAGCTATGCTGTCTTCCCACCCACGGCACCAGCGTGGCTATCTCCGGTGCGGCTGCAGTCAGTTGTGCCATTGCGGCCGCGCTGGGGGCGGATGGATCGCTGGCCGAAATTGTAGCGGCGGCCAGACAGGGAGCGGACCTGGGAGCTGCCCGCGGTCGCAGGGTGGCAGCACCGTCTATTGCCCGGCGCATCCACTGGGCGCTGAATATTGTTGCTGACACCGATGAAGAAACAGCTTGCCAAAACCTGTATGAACTGGTGGGAACCACAGTGGCTATAACTGAGACAGTGCCGGTTTCCATTGCCTTGGTGGTGTTGGCCCAGGGAGACCCGCTGAAAACGGCGCTGCTGGCAGCCAACCTGGGTGGCGATTGTGACACTGTCGGGGCCATCGCTGGCTCCATAGCAGGTGCCTATGCCGGGATCGATGCTTTTTCGTCTGATGTGATGGAGCAGATCGAGGCAGTAAACAAGCTCGGGCTAAGAAATATCGCCTTGGCCCTATTTGAAATTGCTAACAAAAGTCAGTAG
- a CDS encoding AAA family ATPase, giving the protein MRYQKSATMELKRGLSTDIKKEIIAFANGNGGTILVGIADNGQISGVSDTGEVIRKVSALAKNTIKPDVTVLIHCSVETIHGKDVVRIDVEKGTSSPYYLVEKGLCPAGVFVRKGSSSIAASNIVIRRMIKRTDGNVFEQMRSLNQDLTFEATAAEFTKRHISFTESLMKTLGLTNEDDIYTNLGLLLSDQCEHTIKVAAFAGKTKSIFKDRLEFSGPLLKQYQTVFAYLSSLDQTSAEFAGVTPVDNKDYPKEALREALLNTIVHRDYSYNSSTLISIFDDRMEFVSMGGLAKRINFKDIMLGISHSRNEKLMEVFFSLDLIEAHGTGMQKIMNSYRDCTTKPEVKVSGNAFRLTLPNMNATAIAKSLNKNEQAVLQLFEHQEAIARKDVETLLAVSPSMAGKIVRQLVRKDALSVVGHGMNTKYVLKNND; this is encoded by the coding sequence ATGAGATATCAAAAAAGCGCCACCATGGAATTAAAACGCGGACTAAGTACCGACATCAAGAAGGAAATCATAGCCTTTGCCAACGGTAATGGTGGTACAATTCTTGTCGGCATAGCTGATAACGGCCAGATCAGCGGTGTAAGCGATACCGGCGAGGTTATCAGAAAGGTCTCCGCTCTAGCGAAAAACACCATCAAGCCGGATGTCACTGTGCTTATCCACTGCAGCGTTGAGACAATCCACGGGAAAGATGTTGTTAGAATCGATGTGGAAAAAGGCACCAGCAGTCCCTACTACCTGGTCGAAAAAGGACTGTGCCCAGCCGGTGTTTTTGTTCGTAAAGGATCATCGTCCATTGCTGCCTCTAACATTGTCATCCGCCGGATGATTAAGCGCACTGACGGCAACGTATTTGAACAGATGCGCTCGCTCAATCAAGACTTAACCTTTGAGGCCACGGCGGCTGAGTTTACAAAGCGCCATATTTCTTTTACAGAAAGTCTAATGAAAACCTTGGGCCTAACAAACGAAGATGACATTTATACTAATCTGGGTCTACTCTTGTCCGACCAATGCGAGCACACGATTAAGGTGGCTGCCTTTGCCGGCAAGACAAAATCCATCTTCAAAGACCGTCTGGAGTTTAGCGGCCCTTTACTCAAGCAGTACCAAACTGTTTTCGCTTATCTGAGCTCGCTGGATCAAACCAGCGCTGAGTTTGCCGGCGTCACTCCCGTCGATAACAAAGACTATCCCAAAGAAGCCTTGCGCGAGGCCCTGCTAAACACAATTGTGCACCGAGATTATTCCTACAATTCCAGTACCTTGATCAGCATTTTCGACGACAGAATGGAATTTGTCTCTATGGGCGGCTTGGCCAAAAGGATCAATTTTAAAGACATTATGCTGGGTATTTCTCATTCTCGGAACGAAAAGCTGATGGAGGTATTTTTCAGTTTAGATTTGATCGAAGCCCATGGAACCGGGATGCAGAAGATAATGAACAGCTACCGAGATTGCACGACCAAACCGGAGGTAAAGGTGTCCGGTAATGCCTTCCGGCTGACACTGCCTAATATGAATGCGACCGCCATCGCCAAGTCCTTAAACAAAAATGAACAGGCTGTGCTGCAGCTGTTTGAACACCAAGAAGCCATCGCCCGTAAAGACGTGGAAACCCTGCTGGCGGTTTCCCCGTCAATGGCCGGAAAAATAGTGCGGCAGCTGGTCCGAAAAGACGCGCTATCAGTGGTGGGGCACGGAATGAACACTAAGTATGTCCTTAAGAACAATGATTAG